One genomic region from Pseudochaenichthys georgianus chromosome 15, fPseGeo1.2, whole genome shotgun sequence encodes:
- the LOC139435177 gene encoding uncharacterized protein, with translation MRAKAEQERAKLPKITSLFRQASKVDVDSNVTADRPLANPTGPRPSAPSPGRQPSSPVTAEPASRASRFETGQQEISCAPSEAIAKAAQPASRAPTDPSSPVTAEPASRASRFETGQQEVSCAPSEASSDIAKVAQPASRAPTVTAAPTHPRDTLASDNSVTEYPTDRGKFPVDLEDDDVKRAGCSVTDRLPITSTMRGE, from the exons ATGAGAGCGAAAGCCGAACAGGAGAGGGCAAAACTACCTAAAATAACGTCATTGTTCCGGCAGGCATCAAAGGTAGACGTAGACTCTAACGTTACTGCAGATAGACCACTAGCAAACCCCACCGGCCCCCGGCCGTCAGCTCCGAGTCCAGgcagacagcccagcagccccgttacagccgagccagctagtcgtgcctcgcgcttcgagacag GTCAGCAAGAAATCAGCTGTGCCCCCTCCGAGGCCATAGCCAAGGCTGCCCAGCCAGCTAGCCGTGCCCCCACAGACCCCAGCAGCCCCGTTACAGCCGAGCCAGCTAGTCGTGCCTCACGCTTCGAGACAG GTCAGCAAGAAGTCAGCTGTGCCCCCTCCGAGGCCAGTTCAGACATAGCCAAGGTTGCCCAGCCAGCTAGCCGTGCCCCGACAGTGACAGCAGCTCCCACCCACCCCAGGGACACGTTGGCCAGCGACAACTCTGTGACTGAATACCCTACTGATAGGGGGAAATTCCCTGTAGATTTAGAAGACGATGATGTTAAACG TGCTGGCTGTTCGGTGACAGACCGTCTGCCCATCACCTCCACCATGCGTGGAGAATAG